The genomic region ACCAAAAACACCAAGCCCGCCGCAATGATCCACCACTTTAGCCACCAGGCCCACCAGGGGGATTTGGGTTTAGATGCTCGCATGGCTAACCTCGATAAATTCCGGTAATGGCGCGAAAGGCTGAGACTAGGTATTCAATCAGCACGCGCTCTTCGACCACGACATGGGCTGCGCCCGTGGTGCCGTCGGTAATGGGCTGATCAGGGCCGTTGCTGGCCGTCCATCGATAGCCGCTGGGGGTGTCGGGGTCAGCTTCTAGCCGCAGCTCAACGATGATGTTGACGGCGGTGATGGACTGGGGCATCTCAGGGTTGCGTTCATCTTCGCCCAGCAGCAGTTTGAGGGCCAGTTCACGGCTGCCCACCAAGTTCACCAACTCCGCCACGGTGACGGGCCGCTGCCCCACCGAAACCACCTCCGCCACCATGCTGCCAAAGCGCTCGCGGGGCTGGGAGTCTGGCACTACGTCAACGGTCATGCCCGGAGCTAGTTGCTTCGCCTCGCCCACCTCAAATAGGGCCACCACGTTCGATTCGGCCTCGGCGGTCGTGCGCACAAGGTGGCCGATGGCTCCCCCCGGCAGCACAATTTCGCCCGGGTTGATGGTCACGGTTTCCACCCGACCATCGGCGGGGCTCACTACTTCCCTGTTGGTCTGAATCAAGGTTTCTAGCTCTACAATTGCCCGTCGCTGGTCGGCCATGAGGTTGGCGCGGGTGGTGTCGCTAACGGTATCGATCAGGGTGACGGCGCTATTTTCGGTCAGTAGCGCATTGCTGGCGGCCTCTAGGGTGCCAATCTGGGCCACTAGGCTTTCGTCAAGGCCGTTGAGTTGCTCTAGGGCCACCTGAATTTCGTTAATGGCGTTGTTGACGCTCAGCCGATTGGCATCTAAGAAGTAGGACGGGAAATTGATCGGGGCCACTACGCCCTCCTCAACCAAGTTATTAAAGGCGTTGATGCGCTGGTCGGTTTCGGCCTGGAAGCCTTGCAGGTAGCGGAGGTGATCTAAAAAGGCCTGCCGCTGGCTCTGGTTGATGGCAAGCTGGTCGCGGAAAGCCTGAATCTGTTGGCGGTTGGCCTGCTGTTGCTGGGTGACGGTCGCGAGGTTAAGCTGGCTGCGGTTGGTTTCGGCGGCGGCAATTTGTTGATTCTGGGCCTCCAGATCGGCCAACCGTTCGCGCATATTTTGCAAAGCTTGGGTCTGCTCTGGCGACTCCATCACGGCCAGCAGTTGTCCGGCGCTCACCTCATCTCCGGGCTGCACCGCAATCTCCACCACGCGCCCCCCCAAGCGGGGCTGAATCGCTACCGTGGATCGCGGCACTAAAATCACCGCCCGCCCAGTGGCCCGCACCGGAAACCGCCCAACACAGGCCCAAACCAAAAAGGCCCCTAGCAGTAGCCCAATGGGCACAAAGCGAGGCCAGCGGTCTAACAGGCTTTCCTGAGGATCATCCTGAATCGGATTAAATCGTTCTGCCTGCTCTACGAGCGCCTGCCGCGATAGATCGGGTTCAGGGGCAGGAATCAACGGATCATCCTCAAGGGCATTGGGCTGGTCATGGGGTGGGGGCAGAGATTGCATTGCTCGAACTACCAAGGGCACCGATAAAGGTAGAGCCACTCGAAGGTGACTATTCAAGTTCAATAAGTAACGCTTAAATAAGTAACGCTTAAATGAGTAACGTTAAGCCAGTAGCAGCCTAAGCGCCACATGAGCCATCAAGGCACAACCTGAGTAAGCTAGGGTATCTTGACGTCAGTTTAGCCGGAAAGATCGTTTGTGGCCATTGCGTTTTGCTGCTGCCATTTCACTATGAACCTATCTCGCCAAGTTGCGACGGGGGTCGCCTTGCTCACGGTTTTTGCAGGCTCCCCCAGCCATGCCCAGCCATCCCTGCGGCTGGCGGAGTCGTTAGATCGAGACACCGAGACCCTGCCGTTGGATCCTAGGGAACACAAGGCTCCAGGTGCCCCCGATGCGAGTCCTGAAACGGAGAGGACTCCCGGCGCAGAACAACCGGAAGCACTCCCTGGCCCAACGCCTGAGATCGGCCCTGGGCTTGTGGAAAGCCGAACGGTGCAATCGCTCACGTTGGAGGAAGCCGTGGCCCTGGCGGAGCAAAACAGCCGCCTGCTCCAAAATGCGCGGCTTCGGGTGGAGGTGCTGAAGGCCATTCAGCGCGAGGCCGCATCGACGCTGGCACCTCGGGTGGTGCTGGGGGCCAACCTCACTTACGAACGGTCGCCAGCGGGGGAGTTGCTTGACCGCCAGATTAACAACGCCCTCAATGACCTCCGTAACTCCATTGATGACCGCATCACAGCTTTGGTGCCACCCCAGTTTCTCCCCCTAGCCGAGCGCGAGATTGGCCTGCTCAATAGCTTTGCCGACCGCGCCCTCACTAACATCATCAATCGGGCGGGGCTGGGTGGTCTTGGGCGTTCGGGTAATCTCCCGCTTTCGGCCACCGCTGCGGTGGTTTACGACCCCGATATTTGGGGCGCTAGGGCCGCCGTGGTGCAGGCCGCAGAGCTGGAAGTTCAGGCTGGAGAACTAGAAGTCGCCCGCCAGCGCGAGGATTTGCGTCTGCTAATCACCGCCGAATACTACAACCTCCAGGAGGCGGATGCCCTCGTCCGTATTGCTGAGACCGCCCTCGATAATGCCCTCGCGGTGCTGGCGGATGCCCAAGCGCTTCAGCGGGCTGGGGTCGGGAGTCGGCTAGATGTGCAGCGGGCGCAGGTGTTGGTGGCCAACATTCAGCAGGGGCGAGAGCTGGCCCAAACCTTCCAGGCCAACTCGCGACGACGGATGGTGCAGCGGATGGGCCTGCCGATGACGGTGACGGTGACGGCGGCGGATCCCGTGGCGGTGGCTGGCGCGTGGGATTTGTCCCTCGATGACAGCATCATGGCTGCCTTGCAGCACCGCCAGGAACTTGACGAACTTCAGATTCAGCAGGCTGTGAACCAGCGCCAAGAACGTTTGGTGCAAGCTGGAAACCGCCCACAGCTCAATTTCTTTGCCAGCTATTCGGTGCTTAATGTGCTCAATGCCCCGTTCAATCCTGGTTTTGTGGATGGCTATGCGGTGGGCGGCACCCTGCTGTGGGAACTCTACGATGGCGGCGCAACCCGCGCCAGAGTTGACCGTACCAGGCTCAATCGAGAAATTTTGGCCAACCAACTGGCGGAGGTCGAAAGCGAGATTGGGCTTCAAGTGGAAGTGGTCTACAACGATTTGCAGGCCAATGCCGCCAACATTGACACTGCTACGGTGAACGTGTCGGAGGCCCAAGAGGTGTTGCGACGGTCTCGCCTCGGCTTTAATGCAGGTGTTGTCACGCAGCTAGAAGTCACCACGGCCCAAACCAACCTCACCGAGGCCGAAACTAACCTCGTCCGCAGCATCCTCAACTACAATCGGGCGCTGGCGGCGCTACAGCGAGCGGTTAACCTGCCGGAACGTTGATGTGCCAACAACTAGGGCCGCTAAATGGGTCAGGCCGAAATTTTTGGATTATCAATCAGTTGCCAGACCCAGCCCCCCAGTCCAAAGGGATGAGACTTTAAGCCAAAAACCTCGTGTTAACGATCCTGTTCTCGCACCTGGTTCAGTCTCACCTGCGATTGTCCCATCGGGTAGTGTTCTAGACCTGTGTTTCGCAACAAAGGGTGAGGAGTCCTGATACTGGCTTTCTGCTCATGGTTCTCGAATTGGTTGGCTGCCCCACTTATCAGACCTCTGATGTCGTCAAACATGGCACAGGCGATGAAGGCAAGCAGCGCTATCGCTACCACAACACCGAGTGTTCGCGAACCTCTTTCATCCGTGACTACACCTACCGAGGCTATTGGCCTGAGGTCAAGCGGCCAATCAGTGACATGGCGATGAATGGCAGCGGCATTCGTGATACCGCTCGGGTGTTGAAGGTGAGTTCGACGGCCGTGATTGAGGCACTAAAAAAACATCGGCATCTGGAGGCGGTTAACCGGGCCGTGTTAGAGCAACCGCCCAATCCTCCCACCACAGCCCTGATGGTGCGGGTGGACGATGCAGAAATGGACGAAATGTGTAGCTTTGTGCCGTCAAAGCAGCAGCAGCGATGGCTCTGGCATGCCATCGATCACCAGACGGGGCTGTGCTGGCCTAGGTTCTAGCGCCCCATGACGATGTCGCCCTCTCAGCACTCATGGCGTTGCGCACACCCTTTGGCATCCAGCCGTCTTACACCGATAGGTGGAGGGCTTACTTGCGATTGATCGAGCCTGAGCGGCATACGGTGGGTAAGGCGAACACTCAGCGCATTGAACAAAAACACTTGACGTTAAGGACTCGGATCAAACGGTTGGCACGCAAAACCATTTGCTTTTCTAAATCTATCTTGATGCATGACACAGTGATTGACCTGTTCATCAACCGCTATGAATTTGGGCGGGCTGTATGACAGCCCCATACACAGGTCTAGAACACTACCAACCCATGTCTGTTGAAGGATCAGGAGACCTTACCCCT from Leptolyngbya sp. BL0902 harbors:
- a CDS encoding IS1 family transposase — translated: MVLELVGCPTYQTSDVVKHGTGDEGKQRYRYHNTECSRTSFIRDYTYRGYWPEVKRPISDMAMNGSGIRDTARVLKVSSTAVIEALKKHRHLEAVNRAVLEQPPNPPTTALMVRVDDAEMDEMCSFVPSKQQQRWLWHAIDHQTGLCWPRF
- a CDS encoding TolC family protein; this encodes MNLSRQVATGVALLTVFAGSPSHAQPSLRLAESLDRDTETLPLDPREHKAPGAPDASPETERTPGAEQPEALPGPTPEIGPGLVESRTVQSLTLEEAVALAEQNSRLLQNARLRVEVLKAIQREAASTLAPRVVLGANLTYERSPAGELLDRQINNALNDLRNSIDDRITALVPPQFLPLAEREIGLLNSFADRALTNIINRAGLGGLGRSGNLPLSATAAVVYDPDIWGARAAVVQAAELEVQAGELEVARQREDLRLLITAEYYNLQEADALVRIAETALDNALAVLADAQALQRAGVGSRLDVQRAQVLVANIQQGRELAQTFQANSRRRMVQRMGLPMTVTVTAADPVAVAGAWDLSLDDSIMAALQHRQELDELQIQQAVNQRQERLVQAGNRPQLNFFASYSVLNVLNAPFNPGFVDGYAVGGTLLWELYDGGATRARVDRTRLNREILANQLAEVESEIGLQVEVVYNDLQANAANIDTATVNVSEAQEVLRRSRLGFNAGVVTQLEVTTAQTNLTEAETNLVRSILNYNRALAALQRAVNLPER
- a CDS encoding IS1 family transposase, yielding MALRTPFGIQPSYTDRWRAYLRLIEPERHTVGKANTQRIEQKHLTLRTRIKRLARKTICFSKSILMHDTVIDLFINRYEFGRAV
- a CDS encoding NHLP bacteriocin system secretion protein; this translates as MQSLPPPHDQPNALEDDPLIPAPEPDLSRQALVEQAERFNPIQDDPQESLLDRWPRFVPIGLLLGAFLVWACVGRFPVRATGRAVILVPRSTVAIQPRLGGRVVEIAVQPGDEVSAGQLLAVMESPEQTQALQNMRERLADLEAQNQQIAAAETNRSQLNLATVTQQQQANRQQIQAFRDQLAINQSQRQAFLDHLRYLQGFQAETDQRINAFNNLVEEGVVAPINFPSYFLDANRLSVNNAINEIQVALEQLNGLDESLVAQIGTLEAASNALLTENSAVTLIDTVSDTTRANLMADQRRAIVELETLIQTNREVVSPADGRVETVTINPGEIVLPGGAIGHLVRTTAEAESNVVALFEVGEAKQLAPGMTVDVVPDSQPRERFGSMVAEVVSVGQRPVTVAELVNLVGSRELALKLLLGEDERNPEMPQSITAVNIIVELRLEADPDTPSGYRWTASNGPDQPITDGTTGAAHVVVEERVLIEYLVSAFRAITGIYRG